The following are encoded in a window of Vigna unguiculata cultivar IT97K-499-35 chromosome 8, ASM411807v1, whole genome shotgun sequence genomic DNA:
- the LOC114193435 gene encoding uncharacterized protein LOC114193435, whose product MSDESAPKPKPRLVLCPKCWQLLPESPDYDVYKCGGCGTTLQAKKRRSKAVNSESSTHETDAAPRNAVDTKADDKQYNNEEKLLRYQENGVKKKLTSSSSGKGSLDGHDRRVQIENGECNGAQLVASRVNGFNEKTATSSSGEFSSSENGGRDQINDGEFNGKQLVTSQENGFGGKTSSSSSGECSLVGNGGRYLVEDGECDGEQPVTSQENGLSEKAASSSSQECSSNGNVERNEIEDGKYNGEHPVISQENVLGENAASSSSGECSLNGNGGRNQIEDGKYTGEQPIISQENGLREKAASSSSGEYSLDGNGGGNQIEDGKYNGEQTVISQESGLMEKTSGSSLGEFSLDENDGKDQIENGERNVERIEHVNLPDETLKNEMDIYKSSDMRSQSGCSDELTQFEKHASAELMAESSVENAKNTNLHLKGECNGNVPLEGAGEQLISALDKEDANDEKSASVHVKPVAGNDLQVVQQELFCGSDGEAVNNDKLELFGANPKVVINGSREARSEELHDRNLLLEVTEEQLSVSALNGEDLKHPQSDLVGAKSEVDNAGNTSKAKRLSTEEGSISCAYPSELEEGSFGNHASSKTIAHSFDRVRSVDTFDNTEVINPGFETSGTLGGFSKSSTTRSYHAYDGSVSSNDGVDDQFPNQYSDSFENNYAVAGGVFEGGSKKGKGIVNSMLHGDLETLNRYFHEGRPYVQRDRRMNINEVPESTRHDHAHWMRTKRDEFPPRIPHHRSGSQSGYESGSTSNQIIDEFYCGSSYLSHDSYDDPDQEKMKLLRLVYKLQDQLNRTSYVSGETNGRLSMGSHMSAYQSHDLHERRFYHGLDYTRCDGICSHGINWCQKHNFSRAPYSTEPTCSIHHVDPSCFSCCPQQWQHSAELPPRDLYQHEELCRPNPGHSCCSPHHSYAASPQWSVTSNLQAHVHETMSCDQMYRPEVKKHFKEKPVLTRRHYRPVAGGAPFVTCNKCLKLLQLPADFLLFKRVFHQLKCGACQEVLKFSLHNKSHIVSYASNAAEPQNGVIYGSNPPSESRANNHHSPHADHASYSDDYGNSASEGDAIPLDPLNGSEYDKPIVSSGTLETITEKEKTAVRGPVTSEASVETDKSNMISSNIAPEIEAHLQPKSSPLHQLMGYSSPSQVVRGIP is encoded by the exons ATGTCCGATGAATCAGCTCCCAAACCCAAACCACGACTAGTGTTATGCCCTAAATGCTGGCAACTTCTTCCAGAGTCTCCAGACTATGATGTGTACAAGTGTGGTGGATGTGGCACAACACTTCAAg CTAAGAAACGGAGAAGTAAGGCTGTTAACTCAGAATCCAGTACGCATGAAACTGACGCAGCTCCTAGAAATGCAGTGGATACTAAAGCTGATGATAAACAATACAACAATGAAGAGAAGCTGCTTAGATATCAGGAAAATGGTGTGAAGAAAAAGTTGACTAGTTCTTCATCAGGAAAAGGCTCTTTGGATGGACACGACAGAAGGGTTCAAATTGAAAATGGTGAATGCAATGGAGCGCAACTAGTTGCTTCTCGGGTGAATGGTTTCAATGAAAAAACGGCCACTTCTTCCTCTGGAGAATTTTCTTCGAGTGAAAATGGTGGTAGGGATCAAATTAATGATGGTGAATTCAATGGAAAGCAGCTAGTCACTTCTCAGGAGAATGGTTTTGGGGGAAAAACATCTAGTTCTTCCTCTGGAGAGTGTTCTTTGGTTGGAAATGGTGGAAGGTATCTAGTTGAAGATGGTGAATGCGATGGAGAGCAGCCAGTTACTTCTCAGGAGAATGGTTTGAGTGAAAAAGCAGCTAGTTCTTCCTCACAAGAATGTTCTTCGAATGGAAATGTTGAAAggaatgaaattgaagatggTAAATACAATGGAGAGCATCCAGTTATTTCTCAGGAGAATGTTTTGGGTGAAAATGCAGCTAGTTCTTCCTCAGGAGAATGTTCTTTGAATGGAAATGGTGGAAGGAATCAAATTGAAGATGGTAAATACACTGGAGAGCAGCCAATTATTTCTCAAGAGAATGGTTTGAGGGAAAAAGCAGCTAGTTCTTCCTCAGGAGAATATTCTTTGGATGGAAATGGTGGAGGGAATCAAATTGAAGATGGTAAATACAATGGAGAGCAGACAGTTATTTCGCAGGAGAGTGGTCTTATGGAAAAAACATCTGGCTCTTCCTTGGGAGAATTTTCTTTGGATGAAAATGATggaaaggatcaaattgaaaatgGTGAACGCAATGTAGAACGGATTGAACATGTTAATTTGCCAGATGAGACACTGAAAAATGAGATGGATATCTATAAATCGTCAGATATGAGAAGCCAAAGTGGTTGTTCAGATGAGCTAACTCAGTTTGAAAAGCATGCCTCAGCAGAATTGATGGCAGAAAGTTCAGTAGAAAATGCTAAGAATACAAACTTGCATCTAAAAGGAGAATGTAATGGAAATGTGCCATTAGAAGGAGCAGGGGAGCAGTTAATTAGTGCATTGGATAAAGAAGATGCCAATGATGAGAAATCAGCTTCAGTACACGTAAAGCCTGTAGCAGGAAATGACTTACAAGTAGTACAACAAGAGTTATTTTGTGGATCAGATGGAGAAGCAGTCAATAATGACAAATTGGAGCTATTTGGTGCAAATCCTAAAGTGGTCATTAATGGAAGCAGAGAAGCAAGATCAGAAGAATTACATGACAGAAACTTGTTACTAGAGGTAACAGAAGAGCAGTTGAGTGTGTCTGCATTGAATGGTGAAGATCTTAAACATCCGCAATCAGATCTAGTGGGTGCAAAATCTGAAGTTGACAATGCAGGAAACACATCTAAGGCCAAAAGGTTAAGTACTGAAGAAGGAAGCATTTCATGTGCCTACCCCAGTGAACTTGAAGAGGGTTCATTTGGCAATCATGCATCTTCCAAAACCATTGCTCATAGCTTTGATCGTGTAAGGTCTGTGGATACATTTGATAACACAGAAGTGATTAATCCTGGTTTTGAGACTAGTGGTACTCTGGGAGGATTTTCTAAATCTTCAACCACTCGAAGCTACCATGCTTATGATGGAAGTGTCTCTTCAAATGATGGGGTAGATGACCAGTTCCCTAATCAATATTCAGATTCTTTTGAGAACAATTACGCTGTTGCTGGTGGGGTTTTTGAGGGAGGATCCAAAAAGGGTAAAGGCATTGTAAACAGCATgctacatggagatcttgaaACACTAAACCGTTATTTTCACGAGGGAAGGCCTTATGTCCAAAGAGACAGAAGGATGAATATAAATGAAGTTCCAGAGAGTACAAGACATGATCATGCACATTGGATGAGAACAAAGAGAGATGAGTTTCCGCCCAGAATACCTCACCATCGAAGTGGTTCACAATCTGGCTATGAAAGTGGAAGcacatcaaatcaaattattgatgagttctaCTGCGGCTCAAGCTATCTTTCACATGACTCGTATGATGACCCTGACCAGGAGAAGATGAAACTGTTGAGATTGGTTTATAAATTGCAGGATCAACTCAACAGAACTAGCTATGTGAGTGGTGAAACGAATGGAAGACTGTCCATGGGAAGTCACATGTCTGCATACCAAAGTCATGATCTTCATGAAAGAAGATTTTATCATGGTTTGGATTACACCAGGTGTGATGGAATATGTAGTCATGGAATCAACTGGTGCCAAAAGCATAATTTTTCGCGTGCACCTTATTCAACTGAGCCAACATGCAGCATACAccatgttgatccttcttgttTCAGTTGCTGTCCCCAACAGTGGCAACACTCTGCAGAGTTGCCTCCACGTGATCTTTATCAGCATGAAGAGTTATGTAGGCCTAATCCAGGTCACAGTTGTTGTTCACCTCACCACTCTTATGCTGCAAGTCCACAATGGTCCGTGACCTCTAACCTTCAAGCACATGTCCATGAAACAATGTCTTGTGATCAGATGTACAGGCCTGAGGTGAAGAAACATTTTAAGGAGAAACCGGTCTTGACCAGGCGACATTACCGGCCGGTGGCCGGTGGAGCACCGTTTGTCACTTGCAATAAATGCTTGAAACTGCTGCAACTGCCTGCAGATTTCCTCCTTTTCAAAAGGGTGTTTCACCAGCTCAAATGTGGTGCATGTCAAGAGGTACTCAAATTTTCTCTGCACAACAAAAGTCATATAGTCTCTTATGCATCAAATGCTGCAGAGCCCCAAAACGGGGTGATCTATGGCAGTAACCCACCATCAGAGTCTCGTGCCAACAACCATCATTCCCCCCATGCAGATCATGCTTCATATTCTGATGATTATGGAAATTCTGCTTCTGAAGGAGATGCCATACCGTTAGATCCCTTGAATGGCAGTGAATATGATAAACCAATTGTATCTTCTGGTACCTTGGAGACTATAACAGAGAAGGAGAAAACTGCTGTTAGAGGTCCTGTTACCAGTGAGGCTTCAGTTGAAACAGATAAATCAAATATGATCTCCTCCAATATTGCACCAGAAATTGAAGCACATTTACAGCCAAAAAGTTCACCACTTCATCAACTGATGGGTTATTCCTCACCAAGTCAAGTGGTAAGAGGGATTCCATAA